The following DNA comes from Enterocloster bolteae.
TATGCTCCCGCTCAATCCGGTGAAACCACCCCCGTATCTCCTCCTGCAGAGGCGGTCTGGAGGGAATAATAAGGGGACTGCCGGCTATGTCGGACAGCAGTATGGTGTCTCCCGGCTGTTCTGCCATGGGATGTTCCCTGCTGAGAAGGGCTGTCCAGGATTCGGTTTTTATCAGAGCGCTTTCGTATTTCTCAGTCCTGAAAGGCTCCCTCACAATTCCTAAGTCCACCAGTCCCTTGTCCAGTTTATCATTGATTTCATCCCCGTTCCCGCACCAGATATTATACCGGATTCCGGGAAAATCGCTGTGAAATCTCTCTATTATATCCGACAGCACCCCTGCCCCGCAGGATTCCGTTACCCCGATGGAAATAAGTCCGCCTGCCCCGGTCCCCATTCTGGAGAGCTGTCCCCTTGTCTTTTCCATCAGAGACAGAATCTCTTCTGCCTGCTGCCTTAAGAATATCCCTTCCTCCGTAAGACGGATATGCCTCTTTCCCCTGATAAACAGGGTTGTCCCTAATTCTTCCTCCAGCTCCTTCATCTGCCTGCTCAGCGGCGGCTGGGCCATGCACAGCTTTGCCGCTGCCCCTGTTATCGTGCCTGCCTGGGCCACAGCAAGGAAATACTGTAAATCCTTCAGATCCATCATCTTTTACCATACCTTTTCGATATTATACTACATATATTATATGTATTTTAATATGGTAAATCAATATGATACAATAAAAAGGCTGAGCAAACAGGAGGATTTCATTGTGAAAGAAAAGGAACGAACAGAAGCATACATTCATTATATCATGTCACTGTCAGGAGGTTTCATGGGCGCCTACGCCCTTCTTAACCGGTGCGAGATTTTCGGTTCCGCCCAAACCGCCAATATGATCCACTCCATTCTGGACCTGTCATCAGGCAGTTGGACCAGCCTGCTTCTGAGGCTGGGTTCTCTTCTTATCTTTATCACAGCCATCATTGCCGCCACTCTCATTCCCCGTCTCATATCCATAGACATCCGGCTTATATGTATTCTGGCTGAGATTCCCGTGATTGCTGTCCTGGGCTTTTTTCCGGCGAACATGGACCCGCTCATGGCTCTCTATCCCGTATTTTTCATCATGGCCTTTCAATGGTGTTCCTTTACCGGCGTAAAGGGCTATGCCAGCTCCACCATATTTTCCACCAATAACTTGAGACAGTTTATTTCTTCCCTGTCAAATTATTTTGCGGACAGGAACAAAAAGCATCTGGAAAAGGCATGGGTCTACGGCTTTACCCTGTTTTTCTACCACATAGGTGTGGCCCTGTGCTGGTATTTTACTAAAATCTTTGGAATTTTCTCGGTATGGCTCAATTTCCTTCCTCTTTTGCTGGCCCTGGTGCTTGTGGAACGGGAACACATTTTCATAAATTTACGCTCCTTCTTGCAAAATACATCTGCCTGATGCTATAGTATAGAAAGGTTTTATCAGGACGATTATCAATTGAAGGAGGATTACCATGGCATCACTGCCAAGGATTGGCGAAACCATAAGCGGTTTTACCGTCACCGAACTTGGAACCATACACATGCTGGGCGCCAGGACCGTTCTGTTTAATCATGAATCAAGCGGCGCCCAGCTTTTATATATCCAGAACGATGACCGGGAACTGGGTTTTAACCTGATTTACCGGACGCCGCAGCTGGATGAACGGGATAATTCCCATATACTGGAACATCTCATTCTGTCCTCCTGCCAAAAGTATCCCAGCAGGGATATCTTCTTTGACATGGACAGCAAAAGTTATACTACCTTTATGAACGGTCTTACGGACAATACCTTCACCTGCTACCCGGTGTGCAGCCAGAGCCAGGAACAGCTGGTAAAACTGATGGATGTATTCCTGTGCTGCATGGAGGAACCAGATGCCCTGAAGGACAAACATTTTTATCTGAGGGAAGCCATACGGTATGAGCTCTCATCCCCCAGGGGCCCCCTTACCATGCAGGGCACGGTGCTCAGCGAGGACTGGGGCCATCTGACCGACATCCTGGAAAATGCAGACAGCGCCATGTCCCATACCCTTTACCAGGACACGCGCACCGCCAACCTGCTGGGGCGGGCCCACCTGCATTACAGGGAACTGTCCTATGAGCAGGCCAGGGAAACCTTTGAGCGGTGCTACAGCTACTCCAACTGTCTGATTACCCTATATGGAAATATGGATTACAGGTCCGTACTGCATTTTCTGGACAGAGAGCATCTCTCCAGAGCGGCGTCAAAAGGCCGCAGCCTCCTTGGTGAGTTTGAAGAACCGGTAAAACCAGGTTTTCGCACCTGCACAGCACAGAGTCCCGCTTACCAGGGCAGTCCCTCGGAACACGCCTCTGTCATGGACTACGGTATCGACCTGTCGGACTGTACAAAAGAGGAACTCATATACTGGGACTTGTTTGCGGATATCCTGGATAACGATACCTCTCCCTGGCACAGGTATGCCAGGGAAATGGGAATCAACCATGTGATGGAAGTCTATCTGGATACTCTGCTGCCCCATCCCTCCCTAAAATTCCGCCTGCGCAACGGGGATTCCTGTCTGAAGGAGGCCTTTTTAGGCTCTATCAAAAAAGCCCTGGAGGATATAAGCCGCAATGGGCTGTCCCCAAAGCTGTACCGGGCTTCCATGAAGGAAAACCGCCTCTCCGACTCCCTTACCCGGGAAGCCCCCCATCTGGGCTTTAACCTGTCTGAGGAAATCGGGCGTTACTGGAGCATTACAGGCCGGACCGACTATTTTCAGCTTTATGAGGAAGCCTTCCGGCGCTTTGAGGAAGATTCCGGCCAGTCCATCATAAAGAAGCTGGCTGCCTCTGCCCTTCAACCGGCAGCCAGCGCCCTTGTCGTAACCGAACCAGTTCCGGGTCTGGCAGAGCAGATGGAGGAGGAAAAGGAGCAATACCTTAAGGAAAAACTGGCTTCCATGACTGCAGCTGAGCAAAAACAGCTGATAGAACAAACAGCTGCCTTCCATGACTGGAATTCCAGGGAGCGTAGCAATATGGACTTTCTCATAGGGCCCGGGGAGCTTCCTGAGCCGTCTGAATCATGTCCGTTTACCAAGAGACAGTGGGGAACCATCACATGCTACACATCTCCCGCCCCCTCACGGGACGTGGGCAGCTACCAGCTCTACTTTGACATTAGCGGCATAGAAAAGGACGACCTTAATTACCTCACCCTCTATCAGATGCTTCTCACAGAACTGGACACAAAGCGCTTTACGGTGGAACAGCAGAAGAACCTGGAGCAGGAATACCTTCATGACTGTACCTTTGACGAGCTGTACCCCCCAAAGGAGGCAGGGGCTCTGAACCATCCCATGATGAGTGTATTCTGGTACGGACTGACCGGGGACTTTGAGGCGGGACTGGATTTTCTTCTGGATATAATGGGCGGCGGGGACTACAGCGACACGGATACCATCATACAGGTCCTGGAAAAGTATCTGCCTGACTACGACCAGTCCAAGGCGGACAATGCCTCTGCCCTGGCCTTCAGCCTGTCCGAAGGCTATATGAGGCAGGAATGCAGGTTCCGCAATATGTTAAACAGCCAGGAAAATTACTATTTTCTGAAGGATGTCCTGAATCGGTTAAAGGAAGATCCTGATTTCGGGGCTGCGGCAGCTGCCAGACTTGAAACCATTTCCCATACCATATTAAACCGCCGGGGTCTGGTATTCCTGGCAGCCGCCTCACCGGATGTATTAGGTACTCTGGAACAGACTGCCGTGGATATACTTGGGAGACTTCCCGGTTTTAAGGAAGGGCACAGCTCTCCTGCTCCGGCCGTCTGGCTCCCGGACCAGAGACAAAAACTGGCCGTGTGCGTGGAAGCCTCCTGCCAGGAGACACGGCTCATGGGAGATTTCCATGGAAATCCCGGCTTTAAGGGGCGTTATCTTCCCTTTCTCATGGCGGCGGCAGATAAATACTTGAAACCTGCCATCCGCTACCAGGGCGGCGCCTATGACAGCGGTATTGATTTTTATATTCCTGCGGGCTATTTCTCCCTCTGGAGTACCGCTGACCCGGAAGTCAGGAGTACGATAAAGCTGTTCCTGGCAACCGGCGCACAGCTCATGGAACTGCCGCTGACCCATGAAGAACTGGACGGCTACATCCTGAACGCCTATGCCCAGGCCCTTCCGCCCTCCGGAACCTTAAGCACCCGTATGCGGCACATGCGCAGGGACATGGTGAACATGGATACCCGCAAAATAAACGAAATGATTTCAGACATCAGGAACGCGGCCCTCTGCCACCAGAAAGAAGCCGCCCTGGTCATTGATAGGATATTGGGGCGCAGCGCCATTGTCACAGTGGGGAATGAGAAGTGTATCATGAGGGATAAGGATGTGTTTGACCAGGTTTTGATTTATCATACGGATTATGTGTAAATGGCCGGGACGGGATAAGCGGCCATGAAAACGTGTCTTTCATTGTGTTTTTCTCTTTTGCAGACAAAAACGGGCTAATGCACTAAAGCGTTAGCCCTTTCTTGCTTTCGGTTATCTCATTTCATGTTTCCAATACTTTTAAATTCGCCTAATCCGCTTTCTATGACTTCACCAGAAATCCTCCGTCTACAGGGATAACTGCGCCGTTTAAATAGTCGCTGGCAGAGGAAGCCAAAAACAGTATGGGACCCTTTAAGTCCTCGGGTCTGCCCCACCGGCCTGCGGCAATCCGCTTTGTACATTCGTCCTTGCGCTCCTGGCTCATATTAGCACACATCTCCGTATCCATATAGCCTGGGGCGATCACATTGCAGCAAATGCTGTGATCCGCGCAGTCGGAGGCAATACTCTTGGAAAGCTGAGTCACAGCTCCTTTTGCCGCAGAATATGCCGGCACGGTAGTTCCGCCAAAGAAGGAATTCATCGAACCGATGTTGATGATCTTGCCTACGGTGTCCTTGTCCCGCATGACCTGAATGGCCCGCTGGCACATAAACCACACATGATTTAAGTCCACATTAATCACCAGGTTCCACATCTCCTCCGGAAACTCCCATGGCTCATATCGTCTCTGGATGCCTGCGGCCGGAATCATAACATCCAGCTTACCTCCCAGCAGTTCCATAGCCTCATCGAACATCCGGTCCAGTTCTGCTTTTTTGGACAGGTCGCCGGCTACGCCGTGGGCCTTATATCCTTTCTTACAGTATTCTTCCACCGCCTGTTCCAGCTTCTCCTTCTGGAGATCCATCAAAACCACCTCGGCTCCGTTTTCCAAAAGCCCTTCTGCCATACCTCTGGACAGGCCCTGTGCCCCGCCGGTGACAATGCACTTCTTTCCCTGGACACTGAATTTTTCCTTATAGTCGTATACCATTTTCTTTACACTCCTCATCAATTATAATCTATATTCTCACGGCGTCTGGAGGCTTCCGTCCCGGTTTCTGGTTTGGGTCCACCTGGTCACCGTGTTCTCGCAAGGGTACTTAGCTGCCTCCCGTTCATTGATGTCCACCCCCAGACCAGGCCTTTCGTTAGGATACACGTAGCCGTCCCTAAATTCCGGAAGCCCGGGAAACACCTCCAAAAGCGCACCTTTCGGACCCTTTAAATCCTGGATCACAAAGTTGGGCGGCTCAATGCCAGACCACTCCTGAACCCCGAAATTCCTAGCCGCCAGATCGATATGGACATTGGCCGCATGTGCGATAGGGGACATATCTCCAGGACCATGCCAGGCAGTCCGGACTCCGTACTGCTCCGCAAACATCTGGAGCTTGCGCGCAGGCGTGATGCCTCCGATCTGGCTTATATGCACCCGGATGTAATCGATCAAATGCCCGCTAATCAAATCCCGCCAGTCAACAGAGCGGTTGAACAGCTCCCCTTGTGCAATGGGTACCCCACTATGGCACCGGATTTCCCGCAGCCACTTGGTTTGCTCCGCACACACCGGATCCTCTAAAAACAGCAGGTCAAAGGGTTCCAGCTCCCTGGCCAGCTTCACTGCTTCCGGCGGTGCCACCCGCTCATGGACATCGTGAATCAGCTTGACGTCATACCCGATTTTGTCCCGGATTCCCGCAAACAGCTTTACCGTGTCCCGCACATAGCGGGCCCCATCCAGGTAAACTCCTGGCAGAGCACCTTGGGGGGCGGCTTCAGGAATCACACCGTAACGTTCTCCTCCGTATCCCCTGCACTGGCAGCGGATATTCTGGATACCCAGTTCCCGGTACCTCTCAATATTTTCGCACAGCTCCTCCAAATCCCTTCCATCCGCGTGGCGGTAGACAGGCACTCCCTCGCGCACCCTGCCGCCAAACAGCTGATACAGAGGCATACCAGCCAATTTTCCCTTAATATCCCAAAGGGCCATATCAATTCCCGAGATCGCGTTGTTTTCAATGGGACCTCCCCGCCAGTATCCATTCTGATACATCAGCTGCCATAGTTCCTCTATATCTTCCGCATTTCTTCCCTTTAAAAGCGGCGTCAGATACTCTTCCACCACCAGCTTCACCGCCAGATGCCGATAGGAAAAGGTTCCGCAGCCCAGGCCGTAAAGGCCCGGCACATTGGTGTCCACCCGCACGGCCAGAAGGTTAATCCCCTCTGGTGCCGTACAGATAACTCTGATATTCTCAATTGTCACTGCCACTGTGCTTTCTCCTTATGCCTGATAAGTCTCTAACGCCGTGATAGCCTCCCGGATCATCTCCTTTGTTACCGGATACGGCGTATGCTTTAACTCCTGATTCTCCATCGTCACCTTCAACACATCCTCCAGCGGATCGGTGGGATCCAGCTCCAGATCTCCCAAGCAGACAGGCAGCTTAATAGCTTTGCTAAGCCGCCAGGCCCTGCTAAGCTTTTCCCAGTCATGGTCTGCCATGAGGTTGACCAGCATTCCATAGGCGACCACCTCTCCATGGAGATGCCGCTCCTCGATACACTTACGGCTGGTCATGCCATAAAACAGGGCGTGGGCGATACCGCCGTTGTAATCCGGATGGGCAGATACAGAAACAATACCCGGGGATATAATGATATTTAAAATCGTCTCCTCCAGCTCCCGGCTGATCACTCCTTTTGCGGCATCCTCCATGGCCTTCTCCGCCTTCTCCAGCATAGGATAAAAGCACATACTGCCTGCTGTAATTCCCAGAGCACTGCCATAATCCAGGGCTTCCCCAGCCTTGGCAGACCAGGCGGACTCCACGTGCTTTGCCATAGCGTCTCCGATGCCTGCCCAGAGGTAACGCACCGGCGCCGCCAGGGTCAGCTTGGGGTTGATAAAGCAGTGTACAGGAACATTTTTCAGCTTGAGAATCTCCCGGAAGGATCCGTCCTCATGGTAGAGGATGCTGATCTGCGTGATAGGCGCACAGTTGGAGGCAATGGAGGGTATTGTGTAGACCGGCTTACTCAGCCTGTCACCCACCACTTTTACCGTGTCAATACACTTGCCTCCTCCCACAGCCAGGATTACATCCGCCTCCTGGACTGCTGGTTCCCTCTCCAGCCGCTTCACATTTTCCCAAGTTGCGTCCTTTCCGTAAACCACCGCCCCTGTCACAATAATCTCTGCCTGCTCCAAGGACTGGAGCACATAATCTTTTGAAGCCTCCCATGCCTGTTTGCCGCATATAACGGCCGCCTTCCTCCCCCTGCCTATACGCTCCGGAAAAGTCCCAAAGGCATCCTCGCCCATCGTAAACTGGGGGAGATAAATGGAATGATATTGATTCATGGTCTTTTCACCTTTCTTGTTTCAGTTCATCTGTTCCCGACTGGGATCCAATACCGCCAGATCGTAACCGCGGCTCTCATGTGAGTGGGCTGCCAGTACCCAAAAATAAGCATTCCGTGTCCCCGGGGAAGCCACCGTAGGATGATAGCCCCTGGGTGCCAGCACCATGCTTCCGCTCTTCACCGGATGTGCAACGATATTATCTACATCCCCCGGGGCGGTGTAGCTTAGGTGCAGCCCAAAATGAGGCTCATCCATGTCAAAATAGCAGTAAATCTCCTCTAAGTCTGCCTCATGCTGGTGGGGCGGCCAACTGGTCCAGGCACCGTTGCCTCCCCAGGTCAGCCCGGCAATCAGGCGGGAAGCCTGAATCTCCTGGTTGAGCGTCATAAAAACCTCTCTCTGCCCCACGCCCTTTCCGTGAATCTGATGAATCTCACCCAAAGGCAGATGCAGATTAAAAGCACGGAAAAACGGTGTTCCATAGCCCTCATCCACGGAGGCCCCGATGTAAAAAACACAGTCTGCCTCTGCCTCGATGGCCACACTGTTTCCTCCCGCCGTGTAGAAGGAGTCAAGCCGGCCGCAGTGATATTGATGGCCAGCCAGCTCCAGTCCAGCCGCTCCCTTAATGCATACACCGTTCATCTCCTCGCCGCCAGGCTTCAGTTCATAACGCTGGCCTGCCGCCAGGTTCAGCCGGTACATTACCGCCACTTGACAGTCCTCCCTGCCAGGTACGATCACTTTATGAAATCCATATTCCTCAGGGGAAACGATTTTCCACTTTTCCATCCGTTCCCTTGTCACAACTCCCTGTACCATAATCAAACCTCCTTAGGTGAGAAACGTACAAAACCATTCTGAAAATACACACAGAAAAAATACTCCTACATAGCCAACCAAAAATGGAATCTCCGCCTTTGCGATCTCTCCCATCTTCAGCTTTGACACTGTGGCCGCCGAGTAGATGTTCACCGCTACCGGAGGCGTCATAGTTCCCACTACATTGGAAATACACACAATCATTCCAAAATGCACTACATTGATGCCCATGCTCTGAGCGATAGGCCACAATACCGGAACTAACAAAACAGCTATGGCTGTCCCCTCCATAAAGGTTCCGAAAATCAGAAGAATCACTGCTACCACCAGGCAGAACATTGTTGCATTTAAATTCATGCCAATCACCGTATCCACCAGGGCCTTGGAAGCGCCAGAGATTGTGAACACCCACGAGAAGGCTGTGGACGCAGCGATGATGAACAGGATCATAGCAGAACTCTTGGCAGAGTCCTTGATGATTTGGATTGTATCCGGCAGATTCAGCTCACGGTAGATAAAAGCTCCGGCAATAGCTGCCCATACAACAGCCACCGCAGCGCTTTCCGTGGCAGTCAACATACCGGAATAGATTCCTCCCAGAATAATAATGGGTGTAAGCAGCGCTGGAATGGCGTCCAGAAAAACCTTCACCACCTCGGCGGGCGTGCGCTTCACATTCTGTTTCGGCCACTTTTCCTTATGGGCAAACCACAGTACCTCCACCATCAGTACCAGCATAATCACAATACCAATCATCATCCCCTGCTTGAACATATTTCCAACAGAGGCACCTGTCAGCGTACAGTAAATCACCATTATAATAGATGGCGGGATGATGGGCCCAAGCCCACCGGACACTACCAGAAGTCCTGCGGTCCGCGGCCCTGGATAACCCTTTTTGATCATATCCCCGTAGAGCATGGTTCCGATGGCAATGACCGTTGCAGGGGCTGATCCAGATAAGGCAGCAAAGAATGCACAGGCCAGTACCAGCGCCAGGCTCATACCGCCTCTCACGTTGCCCACCAGGCAGTCCGCAAAATCTACAATCCGCCTGGAAATCCCCCCCTTCGTCATAAGATTGCCAGCCAGTACAAAAAATGCAATGGCCATGATAGAGCTGGACTGCAGCCCGCCAAAGATCCTTTGGGCGATAGCCGTGGAGGAGGCCGGAAGGCCCCCGAACACCACGGCCGCCAGAGAGGCCACACTCAAGGAGATGGACACCGGTACCCCGATTACCAGGCAAAGAATAAAAATCAAAAATAAAATCAATCCTGCATTCATGTCCTGTTTCCCTCTTTCTTTCCGAATTCTGCAATCTGCTGTACCAGCGTAATGGTCTGAATGACGAAGATAAGTCCGAAGGCCAGTACCAGCGAGAAATACATCAGAGACATGGGAAGCTTCATCACAGGCGTAGTTTGGCCGGCTTGAAGCTGCTTTAAGACCAGGGCCCCTCCCGCTTTAATCATGATAAAAGCAAATCCCACCAGAATCACCTGCCGGATAAGATCCACAATCTTGCGGGCCACACCGTGTAGTTTGTCCACCACGGCAGTCACCGCTACCTGGGTGCCATCTCTTAGACCCACCTCTGTTCCCAGCAGTGCCATATAGGTCATGCTGTATATGGCTATCTCTTCTGTCCAGGGCATGGATGCCTGGATAAAATTCCGATTCAGCACAGAAATGAAATAGGAAGCGACCATGGCCACAAAAGCAGCGACCATGACTGCATACTCTGCCGATGTAACGCATGACAGAAGCTTTTTCATAAATTTCATACGAATCCTCTCCTCTGTTTCTACTGTACCGCACTCTTGGCTGCGTCGACAGCTGCTGCCCATTTCTCGTCGTAGGAAGCACCATTCTTTTCCTGGGCCGCCTGATACTCTGCCTTTAATGCCTCGGTATCAATATCATAGAAGGTCACACCTGCACCCTCTAAATTTTCCACTGCCTCTGCATTAGCCTCATTCAGGTAGGTCCACTGGGCCTTGCACCCCTCCTGCACCGCATTGACAAAGGGCTCTCTCATATCTTCAGGAATCTTGTTCCAGGCATTGTCGCTCATACAGATCGGAATGTAGACAAAGCAGTGCTTTGTATTCGTGATTGAATTCACTCCTGCCTCATAATACTTATTAATCCAGCAGTTAGATACTGCATTCTCACAGGCATCAATGGTTCCCTGCTGAAGCGCTGTGAACTGCTCGGAGGCAGAGATGGCCACCGGATTAGCCCCAAAGGCAGTAAATGCCGCCAGCTGGCCCTCGTTCTGCATCACCCGGATTTTTACACCCTTAAAATCTGCCGGGGTCTGAATTGGTTTCTTAGAGAACACATCCCGAAATCCTGACTCTAAATAGCCAATGACGTGAAGGCCATGCTTTTCCGCCTCGGCAGAAATCAGATCTCCCAGCTCATTCTGCACCGCGTAATTAGCCTGGTCTGCGCTGTCCCAGAGAAAGGCCTGGTCTAAAATAGACATTTCTGGAATATAGTTGGCCAAAACCGAATTAGCGCAGGTAGCGATGTCCAGATCGCCCTGGATCGCCATATCCAGGGTATCTGCCTCTCCACCCAGAACGCCGCCTGCCTGGATGGTAAGCTGGATTTTTCCTTCCGTGGCCTCATTCACCAGCTCGGCAATCTTTTCTGCTCCCTTGTAATAATTCGACTGGGAATTATCCACCAATGCCATTGTGAAATTCAGAGATTCTTCATTGGCAGCAGCTTCCGTCCCGCTGTTCCCCGAAACGCTTCCCTTTGCCTCTGTTTGTCCGCTGCCGGACGAGCCGCAGGCCATAAGCCCAAGAGCTGTCAGTACCGCAATTCCTGATAATAAATACGTTCTTTTCAACACACTGATTTCCCTCCGTTTTCTAAATTGTTCTGTAAACAAAAAAAATATATCCGACGAATGCAGTGTAGCACATCGGATATATTTTGTCGATATGTTGGATTTTGTTTCTATATTTGCAGATATTTATTGTGTATATTGTACAATATTTTTAAAAGTCATTCGATGACTTTCCCGCCTTCTGCTGTTCAATCTCCTCAATAATCTTTCTTCGGGTACTGTTTAAGTGATCGATCATACTGTAACGGGCTCCACTGGCATCTCCCCGTTCGATAGACTCCGAAATCATATGATGGAATTTCACCGTCTGATTTGCCAGCTCGTCATTTGTGACCTTGCAGAACAGAGGGATTCCCTTGACTACAATCTCCATCAGCTTGCAGGCAATCTCATTCTTAGAACAC
Coding sequences within:
- a CDS encoding LysR family transcriptional regulator, which gives rise to MMDLKDLQYFLAVAQAGTITGAAAKLCMAQPPLSRQMKELEEELGTTLFIRGKRHIRLTEEGIFLRQQAEEILSLMEKTRGQLSRMGTGAGGLISIGVTESCGAGVLSDIIERFHSDFPGIRYNIWCGNGDEINDKLDKGLVDLGIVREPFRTEKYESALIKTESWTALLSREHPMAEQPGDTILLSDIAGSPLIIPSRPPLQEEIRGWFHRIEREHTILCTYNTLSCIVPLVERNVAVAICPEAVRYFTDRQRLVCRRLTEPEHVSRLLLVRRRNQLMPAAAGCFWDFARHYCGS
- a CDS encoding YoaK family protein; translated protein: MKEKERTEAYIHYIMSLSGGFMGAYALLNRCEIFGSAQTANMIHSILDLSSGSWTSLLLRLGSLLIFITAIIAATLIPRLISIDIRLICILAEIPVIAVLGFFPANMDPLMALYPVFFIMAFQWCSFTGVKGYASSTIFSTNNLRQFISSLSNYFADRNKKHLEKAWVYGFTLFFYHIGVALCWYFTKIFGIFSVWLNFLPLLLALVLVEREHIFINLRSFLQNTSA
- a CDS encoding peptidase M16, encoding MASLPRIGETISGFTVTELGTIHMLGARTVLFNHESSGAQLLYIQNDDRELGFNLIYRTPQLDERDNSHILEHLILSSCQKYPSRDIFFDMDSKSYTTFMNGLTDNTFTCYPVCSQSQEQLVKLMDVFLCCMEEPDALKDKHFYLREAIRYELSSPRGPLTMQGTVLSEDWGHLTDILENADSAMSHTLYQDTRTANLLGRAHLHYRELSYEQARETFERCYSYSNCLITLYGNMDYRSVLHFLDREHLSRAASKGRSLLGEFEEPVKPGFRTCTAQSPAYQGSPSEHASVMDYGIDLSDCTKEELIYWDLFADILDNDTSPWHRYAREMGINHVMEVYLDTLLPHPSLKFRLRNGDSCLKEAFLGSIKKALEDISRNGLSPKLYRASMKENRLSDSLTREAPHLGFNLSEEIGRYWSITGRTDYFQLYEEAFRRFEEDSGQSIIKKLAASALQPAASALVVTEPVPGLAEQMEEEKEQYLKEKLASMTAAEQKQLIEQTAAFHDWNSRERSNMDFLIGPGELPEPSESCPFTKRQWGTITCYTSPAPSRDVGSYQLYFDISGIEKDDLNYLTLYQMLLTELDTKRFTVEQQKNLEQEYLHDCTFDELYPPKEAGALNHPMMSVFWYGLTGDFEAGLDFLLDIMGGGDYSDTDTIIQVLEKYLPDYDQSKADNASALAFSLSEGYMRQECRFRNMLNSQENYYFLKDVLNRLKEDPDFGAAAAARLETISHTILNRRGLVFLAAASPDVLGTLEQTAVDILGRLPGFKEGHSSPAPAVWLPDQRQKLAVCVEASCQETRLMGDFHGNPGFKGRYLPFLMAAADKYLKPAIRYQGGAYDSGIDFYIPAGYFSLWSTADPEVRSTIKLFLATGAQLMELPLTHEELDGYILNAYAQALPPSGTLSTRMRHMRRDMVNMDTRKINEMISDIRNAALCHQKEAALVIDRILGRSAIVTVGNEKCIMRDKDVFDQVLIYHTDYV
- a CDS encoding SDR family oxidoreductase, with the translated sequence MVYDYKEKFSVQGKKCIVTGGAQGLSRGMAEGLLENGAEVVLMDLQKEKLEQAVEEYCKKGYKAHGVAGDLSKKAELDRMFDEAMELLGGKLDVMIPAAGIQRRYEPWEFPEEMWNLVINVDLNHVWFMCQRAIQVMRDKDTVGKIINIGSMNSFFGGTTVPAYSAAKGAVTQLSKSIASDCADHSICCNVIAPGYMDTEMCANMSQERKDECTKRIAAGRWGRPEDLKGPILFLASSASDYLNGAVIPVDGGFLVKS
- a CDS encoding enolase C-terminal domain-like protein, with product MAVTIENIRVICTAPEGINLLAVRVDTNVPGLYGLGCGTFSYRHLAVKLVVEEYLTPLLKGRNAEDIEELWQLMYQNGYWRGGPIENNAISGIDMALWDIKGKLAGMPLYQLFGGRVREGVPVYRHADGRDLEELCENIERYRELGIQNIRCQCRGYGGERYGVIPEAAPQGALPGVYLDGARYVRDTVKLFAGIRDKIGYDVKLIHDVHERVAPPEAVKLARELEPFDLLFLEDPVCAEQTKWLREIRCHSGVPIAQGELFNRSVDWRDLISGHLIDYIRVHISQIGGITPARKLQMFAEQYGVRTAWHGPGDMSPIAHAANVHIDLAARNFGVQEWSGIEPPNFVIQDLKGPKGALLEVFPGLPEFRDGYVYPNERPGLGVDINEREAAKYPCENTVTRWTQTRNRDGSLQTP
- a CDS encoding iron-containing alcohol dehydrogenase family protein, with protein sequence MNQYHSIYLPQFTMGEDAFGTFPERIGRGRKAAVICGKQAWEASKDYVLQSLEQAEIIVTGAVVYGKDATWENVKRLEREPAVQEADVILAVGGGKCIDTVKVVGDRLSKPVYTIPSIASNCAPITQISILYHEDGSFREILKLKNVPVHCFINPKLTLAAPVRYLWAGIGDAMAKHVESAWSAKAGEALDYGSALGITAGSMCFYPMLEKAEKAMEDAAKGVISRELEETILNIIISPGIVSVSAHPDYNGGIAHALFYGMTSRKCIEERHLHGEVVAYGMLVNLMADHDWEKLSRAWRLSKAIKLPVCLGDLELDPTDPLEDVLKVTMENQELKHTPYPVTKEMIREAITALETYQA
- a CDS encoding 5-deoxy-glucuronate isomerase — its product is MVQGVVTRERMEKWKIVSPEEYGFHKVIVPGREDCQVAVMYRLNLAAGQRYELKPGGEEMNGVCIKGAAGLELAGHQYHCGRLDSFYTAGGNSVAIEAEADCVFYIGASVDEGYGTPFFRAFNLHLPLGEIHQIHGKGVGQREVFMTLNQEIQASRLIAGLTWGGNGAWTSWPPHQHEADLEEIYCYFDMDEPHFGLHLSYTAPGDVDNIVAHPVKSGSMVLAPRGYHPTVASPGTRNAYFWVLAAHSHESRGYDLAVLDPSREQMN
- a CDS encoding TRAP transporter large permease; translated protein: MNAGLILFLIFILCLVIGVPVSISLSVASLAAVVFGGLPASSTAIAQRIFGGLQSSSIMAIAFFVLAGNLMTKGGISRRIVDFADCLVGNVRGGMSLALVLACAFFAALSGSAPATVIAIGTMLYGDMIKKGYPGPRTAGLLVVSGGLGPIIPPSIIMVIYCTLTGASVGNMFKQGMMIGIVIMLVLMVEVLWFAHKEKWPKQNVKRTPAEVVKVFLDAIPALLTPIIILGGIYSGMLTATESAAVAVVWAAIAGAFIYRELNLPDTIQIIKDSAKSSAMILFIIAASTAFSWVFTISGASKALVDTVIGMNLNATMFCLVVAVILLIFGTFMEGTAIAVLLVPVLWPIAQSMGINVVHFGMIVCISNVVGTMTPPVAVNIYSAATVSKLKMGEIAKAEIPFLVGYVGVFFLCVFSEWFCTFLT
- a CDS encoding TRAP transporter small permease, with product MKFMKKLLSCVTSAEYAVMVAAFVAMVASYFISVLNRNFIQASMPWTEEIAIYSMTYMALLGTEVGLRDGTQVAVTAVVDKLHGVARKIVDLIRQVILVGFAFIMIKAGGALVLKQLQAGQTTPVMKLPMSLMYFSLVLAFGLIFVIQTITLVQQIAEFGKKEGNRT